ctcgtttaaagtccgTATTTTCCAAATTCCACagttataatgattttatttgcaattccAGATGATAGGTCGAATGTTacctgatgtgtttcatatgaTTGTTAGTAAGGCTATTATTTTTCTACTGATTTTTTTAACGATAAGGCTTATACTGATCAAGAAGGAACGCACAGTTAGTGTGACCTATTAACAAGAATGCTTCCTCCTCATTGGTACATGATACCAAATCTGCTGTTTTCTCTGTTTCGTATCTTTATAGGgtttaggagattgatcaccgcTCATTATCTTTACTGTTTATACACACCCGTGCTCAGAGTAGTCTATTGGTAATATACTGGtctcatattttatttgtatgtgcATTCTGATGACAAACCCTCTTCTCTTCTATTCGGACCCTTAGAAGTAAATTGATATGCCGAATCtgtattgcacatctacaataTATGTCTAATCACATGGCAGGTCAACAGGTGATGCTTCCTCCCCCTTGGAACCTGATCCCATCTTTGGTGTGTCcggaggtccgtgtttgcacaactctttATTTCGTATTCTCCGTGTGATCAGTTATGGGAAtaatcactgatcgttatcttaaCTTTTCATGAGCATgctacagtccctgaaacgttcttccTTAattgaacggtgagcgaacagTGAACGAACGCAGAGCAAATGCTGAACGGTGAGCACACGGTGAACGCAAGATGATTTATTTCttcggaatgtttcggattttCCCCTTGGATtgtacttatttcataatcgggtaagaaaaaagatatgtatatttaatgaatgaattAGATAAACCAGAATCCGGAAACCACATATTCAATAGTTCTGAATATAAGCATAGTAcatttttgtatgtatatttctcGTGGAATAAATGTTACATGATTGATACACACTGCAATCATACAGAAACAAAAGCAAATTCcatttgtacattgtttacagtattaaTGTACACGGAAAAGTAGGGGAAATGCATGCTTCCTATCATCTTctataatatttagaattttttatcttttcatgataaatcatgaatattggGACGTTATCTCGGTATAGTATTACATTTTGACAAATGACATTATGCTATTCAATTTTTCAATGCACTaagtatatacaaatgtatgtgaAAAGGAAAAGACTATAGTCTAGAAATTAGCACTGTATCAATAATTTACAGGTGTACATGCATGACTTCAAAATTACGACCTCTGTCGTtaggaatatatataattaacaaaCACCACCAATGAGTAAAGATAGGTGTATGAAACAAACAACATGGATGGTAGACGTAACCCGTGTCAAatcattttatgaaattcaGTATGTATATTGTCTCGGATATAACAAATTGGTGAGTGTCTGCAGCGTTATTTggattttcacagttgataatcctgacattttgtacttgaaaattaaatttctgatatgaTAAGAAATTGTCCTTCCACGCTTCCTTTTTTCATTTTGGTAACGTTGTGAAGATCGATCTCTTGACTTTGTTGTTCCGAATGGCAAGGAAAAGACAAGTCTGGACCGTGAATGAACAGTAAGCACATGGCGAATGCAAACATCTGAACTCTGACAACACGGCGAACGCTTTATTAATGGTGAGCGCATTGCGAACGAACGATGAGCGATGAGTTAGTGGTCAAGTACAACGTTTCAGTGGCTGTAGCTATTGTATTGTAAGAGGATTCCAATAACAATCAAGTGTTGCAAACGGACGAAAAATGCACCAAATATAGAAAATTCGCGTATAATCAAAATACAATTGCTTTTGCTTCTTTGACCCTCCACATTCAAAAGCATCCAATAACTCCATTTCCGTTCTAAATCACCCTTTCCCATCCTTTAACGGCAAAATCTAATTGACGATTGTATGTTCATGAATTGTAAAGTTTGTCAAGTTGTCCTAAAGGTTTTACACAATTTCTAATGAAGCGGATTAAAATGAAGGAGGTATGCTATTGAGACATTAATTGTAACAGATTGTCTTTACATTTTTCAGTTTATTCCTCTAATGGAATGCACAGGAAAATTGCTGAACTTTCCAAGGTATATGGTCCAGTGGTACGCTTGTCTTTTGGTTAGTGCAATTTTATCCACAGCTTTATTACTCGGAGTAGATTTGTACTTTgtttaatatttaattattttcttgaaaataagAGCATAATCACAATATAACCATATGATATCATCTTGTATTTTATTGTAtcgaattgtattttaaaactcGTCATACCAAAAGCGATTGAGACGATATTAAAATCAGGATTTTAcaaattacattatatatacgaATGCAAGTCTCTCGAAAGATGCTCGATCGAGATTCCTTAACATTCATATTACTTGCATAAAAGAAAGATATGAAAATATGCTATTTTCACAGTTTCTTTTATGTTATAAGCCTAAACCTATCCTTAAACATACATTTTGAAACCCCTATGAATTAGAGGTAATAAAGTCATATTAAATGTGCTCACCACTCTCTGAACCATTCATGcatctatgtaaaacttatacggtaccaattttgatgcaccggaTGTGCATTTATATATCTTCTCTAACTTACCTACAATACAAATATAGGTCCCACATCCATGATATTTCTGAATGATGCTGAAGTTGTGTTGGAAGCAATGGTGAAAAAGAAGGCAGATTTTGCTGGAAGACCTAAATTTGCATCAGGTAGTTACATTCATACATTTGAGTACACCACACCTGTATTGTAATGGGATATGTAATTAGTACAATAAAATATGGTATTTTATTCCTTGAAGGTACatatgaaataattattattttttgctTCCAAACTAAATGGTTAACGTATCTATAATTGCGATAAATAATGAATGATGTTAGCtaacttaaaggggcatggacacgatcgagctgaatttatttttctatttttggtGACCtatagaaataccttagttaagcattctaaacattaaaaatggaacaataaaattttgaaattttcagctcaaatcgtgggCATGCACCTTTAATCTGTTGGATTTCAACTCATTTGAAAGGAATAGGTCGAAATGTTTAGTTCGTTCTTGACTAATTTAACTTCCGGACGTCTTCAGTTGCccttgtttgtatatataatatatgtattgtgCACACTTTATTCACACGTGTTCGGAAAAACAATATCGTCAACTTGCTTTGAAATCCAGTTCATCAGCTGCAGATATAGGAGTAAGGCCGTATTAGACCAAATCCATTAtacttttgattgattgatgttttccgccacactcaacaatatcTCAGTTATCtcgtggcgcccagtttttattggtggaagagagaacccagatacgatgtacctgggaagagaccactgaccttccgaaagtaaactgggaaactttcatCCCGTGTATAACACTTATAGGTAGTTATATAGGCACGAATCCAAAAATTGCCGGGAAAATAATACGTGCTAATAAGACAATCATGTGATCAGTACTTGGCTCGTTTCgaaaagaaaaatgtaaaatgacaGACTGTATTTTGAAACTGTTTCATTATTATCTCCACAACCATAGTTTTTCTATGCTTATCTAATAGTTTCCTTTCATATCATTCATAGAATATCGCAATACTACTATCTGTATTAAAATCTAGCATGTACAGCTGTACCTTTAATACCATTTaagataatgaaaaataatgtcaTTACTCAATTGTGGAAATTGTCAACCCAGGCGAGATGTTTAGTGAAGGAGGCAAGGACATAGCATTAAGTACGTACTCACCCACGTGGAAATATCACAGAAAGATAGCAGGCAAAGCCATTAGGTAAGACTTAAACATAGAAAGAGTTTGAGGGGTATAACTTGGTCCtataatgtttctcaaatgtttttcgcgcaatatcaactttgacatttataatacttactgtgaTGTCATAGTACTTTCGCGTATGTAGTCatgcgttacgttgctatgagaaataaacacgactgaagaagaccggtaacacggtcgaaatatttctacaaagtgtttagagttttttttttgtatattttactttttaaaaaaatagactttaaatatatatatatatatgacaactcaactctatgacaaacgggatgatttcagcttctccatcgtcaacttcccacatttatgtagcaatattccattatcacctgcatatggtgtttatatatctcaactgattcgatgtgcaagagtttgttctgggtatagtcagtttttaaatcgaggtaagctactgacaaataagttgatggtacagggatttcaacagtctcgattgaaggcagcatttcgcaaattctatggttgttataacgttctagttcgtcaatacaacctcgcattgggtcaaatgctgtctgacgtgtttcataccgattgttaagccgttcttggcacactgattttgactgcggataactccgtttacctgatcaggatatggggctcgcggcgggtgtgaccggtcaacaggggatgcttactcttcctaggcacatgatcccacctctggtgtgtccaggggtccgtgtttgcccaactatctattttgtattgcttgtaggagttatgagattgatcactgttcgttatcttcaccttgcacacacacacacacacacacacatatatatatatatatatatatatatatatatatatatatcccacctctggtgcatccaggggtccgtgtttgcccaactatctattttgtattgcttataggagttatgagatttatcactgttcgttatcttcaccttacatatatatattgcgGTGGTCaggccaaagtgcgatggtctgcgtcaaacccgatggtgtgacacgccaaagtgtgatggtgtgAAACGAATACGCCATACATGTAATAAGATGGTATCGATACaacaaagtccgatggtgcatactaatgcgccaaagtgcgatggagtAACACGCCGAAGTCCGttaatttgtaaacaacacagTGTTTTTGGTACCgactgtaccaaccgtgtgttgtttcaccaaaatctcactgcaaaatccatgcacaaaaaTAAGGATAGGAACTTATTTGGTTATCGTGCTATTAAATACAACATTTTCCATATAGTATACGCCCAGGAATTTATTACGTGTACATCAGAAGTAATAAATTATCATGCATTAAAGAATTTTTGGCCGAAatagatagttcgacaacaaatgtactttgccgttaTCACAATCCTCAACCTTGCCGTTCCTGTCGTCCATGTCAATCTTAATCACCCGTTCCTTCCTCCAATACATCCCGAAAAAGTTGGTTTCAGCACTGCAGCAGAAATAACCTTCGTTGGGGGCAAACTGACGTTGCACTTaggttttattttcaaagacgtTATGAATGAAGTCACAATGACGAGatgtcacaaacgttactgaacccCGCActatcgcactttggcgtccgtagcgttaacaaaccatcgcactttggcgcagaccatcgcactttggcgtgaccatcgcagtttggagcgaccatcgcactttagagtcttacatatataatgGGAATAGTGAAATTGAATGCTTGAATTGGTTTTAGAATATTCATTTATGAAAgaggtaaagataatgaacagtgataatATGATTAATCTGATCTTTTTCGACTAGACCTTGCACGCTAGCTATAAACAAAGATGGTCATCCATGTACCGGATTGTAAGCTATAGCAGACGGTCTCAATGTTTTAGATTATTCAGTCATATAATAGAATAATTTGGGTAGCTATAGCCTCATTGCTTAATATCCGAGCGGAAGTACATGTGTAGTATTAGACATTCTTTAGCCAACCATGCAAAAGCAAGGACTTCTTGTCTCCAGTGGGTCTTTTTAGCAATTTTTGGCCATTCTCCTTATTTAGGAaagtatattttctttatagCTTAGGTTGCTGAAGTTTGGTTGTTCCTTTAAGGCTTACGTGGCcggtatatattttttttttacacctatGTGGTATCGTATTGTAACTTAGCTAGGTGGACGATCCTAGCTAGTCCCTTTGCCTGCTACCACATATATTGAAATACATTATTTTGAGTATTGGAGTATTATTATAGTACTTTTAAATTTATTGATTGAATGATGATCTGTTGAGTGTTTAGGCTAACTTTGAATGCTAGAAGATATCTCTCACTGATGATAGGGTATACGTAATAGCCTCATCAATTAGTATCCGAGCGAAAGTACAGGTGACTTATTAGTCATTTACACATAATAGCTTGtcctgcgtatggtcagttctAAAATCGAGACAGGTTACTgagaaataagttgatgttacagaggttttaatagtctcatttaaagttTCATTGGGTATGATGTTGTCTGATATGCTTCATattgaggccgttctttacacactgatttttattacggattactccgtttccCGGATCGAGATATAAATCCCATAGGGATCAAAGCgtgtgtgaccagtcgacaggggatgcttaatcctcttaggcacctgataccacctgtggtatatccaggggtctgtgtttgtcctactcttcattttgtatactttataggaggtatgagattgatcgctattcgttatcttcactattTCTCTAGACATCCATGCTTGGTTGTATACAATGTGTATCAAGAGGAGGAGGATTATGGTGATAAGTTTTGCTTCCTCCTATCCACTCTTTTTACGAATGTTATGGTTTTGGTTGTTGAGATAATGTCAttgatatatgaaaggtgatcaatctcataattcctattagcaatacaaaataaagagttgggaaaacacagaCCCCGTAAGTAAAGAATGACCTCAGTTGGTACGAAGTATGTCAGATAGCATTATACCCAATGGTACTTTATAAATCTATAGTAAACCCCGGGATATAGCATAATGGTAATACATTTCTGGTACCATAAGCTATTGTTTACTTTGGATGCAGTGATTAGTATCGTCCtacattcatattttcatcagaaGAATATTTTATGCTCAAAACTTAACATTatctgaatgaaaggtgaagataacgaagtgttaatctcataactcctatatgcaatacaaagtagatagttgggcaaaaacggacccctggacacaccagtggtgggctcaggtgtctaggaggagtaagcatcccctgtcgatcggtcacatccgccgtgagccctctatcctgatcaggtaaacgaagttatccgtagtcaaaatcagtgtgccaagaactgcctaacaatcagtatgaaacatgtcagacagcatttgacccaatgaatgTTAGATTTTATTCATCTGAGGATATGATAAAAGCATGGAGTGGTCTAAAAATGCCAATAATTATAAATTATCTTTATCACGTTTTACATATTTTAGGCAATATTtacaaggtgacctacttttaggcAATATTTACAAGGTGATCTATAAATTATCTTTATTCTGTTTTACATACTTTTAGGCAATATTTACAAGGTGATCTATAAATTATCTTTATTCTGTTTTACATACTTTTAGGCAATATTTACAAGGTGATCTATAAATTATCTTTATTCTGTTTTACATACTTTTAAGCAATATTTACAAGGTGATCTATAAATTATCTTTATTCTGTTTTACATACTTTTAGGCAATATTTACAAGGTGATCTATAAATTATCTTTATTCTGTTTTACATACTTTTAGGCAATATTTACAAGGTGATCTATAAATTATCTTTATTCTGTTTTACATACTTTTAGGCATTATTTACAAGGTGATCTACTTGAAAAGATGATACAAAACAACATGGACAAATTCTTGGATAAAATGGCAGAAGAGAAAGATCCGTTCATCATTAGAAATCATGTGGATCTGATGGTTTACCATCAACTGTACACCATGTGTTTTGGAGAGAAGTAAGTATTCTCGTTTTATAATCTGTCTAATGATATGATTGATCTTATTCAGGAAATTCTTAACAACATTGTTGTTACTCTTTTTAGCATTTTATAATGTAATGAACACGCCAACACACACTAATCAAATCTACATAAGATACTGATTGCAACAAATAGATAATATTAAATGCTGAATTCATATCATATGTCACATAAACTCGAATGGTCCGAGAGCTGATATTTTAACTGTTTCAAGTtgaaggacacatctcatgttttcaaactatacaaaattgcatgcattttgttttccttGTGCTTGTAGTAATTTATTCTAATATttcgttcgccgaaatattgcgataattaatCACAATACAAACTGAAATCTACGCCCCGATTTCAAAATGTCTAGATAATTAGTTGGGTAGTCACGttgtacagtgacgtcacatgcacccttcttcgatcaactgattgtgaaagtagtgCGAGATGTTATTTTAAACTCAGTGGAAAGATACACCTGGTGATTTTTCCTGTACCAATTCCTCATATATCTATAGAAACATTGGTAATAACCCAGATCACAAGTATTTGTCGTTTATTTTTCACActgttttattcattttctaaagaaaattgaatttcatcaattttcaaTGGCATACTCCAGAATTCCTCGTTTTGTCTTTTGAAATATTCCTGTTTACgatgtttgaattaaaatacaacaaaacagtATTTTTAGTCATCatgtttttttcattatttcgggaaaaaatgttttttaacatcaaaattcaatttcttgaaAATGGTGGTTAAATCTGTACCAACTTCTGTAAATAGAAAATACACATTTATACTAATGATATGAAAAGGCGAAATTGAAAAAAGTTTCTATACAgtcatatataaaaaaaataataataaaaattgtaGGTTTTGAAATTCCGGATGGTGGCGTTATCTTCCCTAAAATAGCAAGATCCAAACAATCTGGTACATTTTGTAAGAAAAGTATagaatttacatatattttcgTCCAAAAGCCAAAAAGTCGTTCTCAGATAAGTGAGAAACGATACagaagaaaaatatacaatgttaTTGTAAGAATAAACTTTTTTGTACAGAACTTTAGTGCACAACTAATTTATGCATACATTTGCATATGAGCAAAgcagtaaaataaaatgcatgtgCTGTAAAGGAGTATAATATTGTCAACATAACAGGCTACAACAGTaggataaatatttttaaaagaatttaaggaaatagaaaattatatgcaggtaacaatatctaaatcaaaataaaacaaacactaCTTAATGGAAACTTTTAGTCACTGCAATATTCTATTTTAAAGCATTACTACTTACCGGATTTAGATGTTATGCcattaatttgaataaaaatggGCAATGTACTctacttgtatttacatttagcaCCCTAATCTGCCATGGCATTCTCTATTTCCGTTTAAAACATAAGCAGAAGTGATATTCGTATCCATGCAagtatgtacaaaatatatctttcaaaatcaaaaacatatttcatgTCCAAGTACTTTCAATGAATGAGGATAAGGTGACGAACATACCCGTAgtattatatataatcatttcCTTACacgtgatacatgtacatttatgtatattttaaaaatccaattAATTCAGTAATGATATTGATGATGAATTGGTGCTAACCATTAGGTTATTCTAtatatgaccggtcgacaggggatgcgtactcttcctgggcacctgatcccacctctggtgtgtccaggggtccgtgtttttccaagtctctattttgtattgcttgtaggagttatgagattgatcactgttcattatcttcgcctttcatacaatAAAAAGTTTACTTGAAATACACGGCATGATAAAATCATGTGAACTTAccttcgtttcttgaacggtcgcggtagctcagtggtagagctcTCGCTTCGTAACTTAGAGGTCGTGTGTTCGAGCACTGTTAATGCCATGGGCTCATCAAACATAAGATGTAAACTTTTGGTAGTTCGATCTATTACTCCTTCACCAAatactcggcatttagaagcgagagtcacgggtctttaggatattaccttaaaagtggaggttccgtgtcacggCAGACGATGGCATGATAAAGAAACTTAGCACTAGGTCTATGGTACTTTACGTTTTCCCTGCGTTTCTAACGGTATCGCTTTGTTTATGAACAAGTTATTTTAGCGCTCATATCTCCATCAGATATCTCCCCTTCAATAAAACGTTGAAAAGTACATTCATGAAAGAAGAGTTCTGTTTGCAGTTTCCTAAGCTATTTGTTACACGAGTAAATCAGTTTTTTTACCGGAAGAGAATGGAGTTTCACCGAAATTACCGCCATTATGGCAATGGCTCATTCCCCATTAAGGGCCTAATTTAATCACCATGGACAACATTTAAACCGATGTTGAACAGTTTGGCATCTTTTATATCCACCATAttcttgttaaaatcattcatCTACCtaataataaattaatgatttaaaGGCGAGCCATCGATGACCCGGAAGTTAAAACATTCCTGGAATTAGATGAAGCGTTGATTAAGGACTTTGGAACTGGACTATTAGAGGATATAGTTCCTTATCTCAAAGATATCTACCCTACAACTAGATGGAAGAACCTATCCAGCAAAATGGACACACTTTTAAATATACTTCGAGCTAAATTCAAACAACATGTGGATAAATTCGAACCAGGTTTCTTTTTTTACGTTGTAAAATGTCTTTGAAGGATTCTTTCATAGATATTTATTATGCGAAATTACAGTAATAGATAAAACTCGCGTCTTGTCACAGTTGATGATCTAAGGGAGAAATAATCGTATTTCTTCTATAGACCTCAGAAGGATTTCGatagattttgttttaaaactatGAGTATATTTGAAGGTATAAATAGAGACTTCATCGATAGCTTACTGATCTCCAGACAGGAAGCGGAAAACGAGGGGGATGAAGAGACTCTAGAAAAATTGGACGATACACACTTGGTTCAGACCATATCGGATATATTTTTTGGTAGGACAACACGATCAATAACAGAAGCTTCTATGCTGATTAGAGCATAGTGAAGCAATAAgaatttcttcaaataaataatgcacCTTTTGAAGACACAGAAAGTCTTGCAAGTGTGTAGTCGAAGACATAACCCACCAAATAGTTATAAATCACTAGGAACATGACGATGCATGTATAGAAGACTGGGTTAGAGGAACTCTGCAGATACCAAAAGTAGATGCAGTGTCAATTgcagtgatatacatgtatgaagtgCACTTAAATTGGCTGCAAGTTGCTTTAACAGGCGAAAACCTAGAACAGATGATTGATTTGTTTACTTTAAGAGTAATTCTATGTAATTATCAAAGAATTACTAAGGTACTGAGAAATGGTTTGTCACAGAACATGCTCATACTTACTTTAAATGTTTCTTATTTAAAACTCCAGcatttcaacaacaacaaaacattacaaaattttgTTACTCTAGGGCATAGCTATCATTGTATATAACAACTTTTAGAACCCATGATGTACCATTTCTGACCCATTTTGGTCGTTACATAGAATTTCTCGGAAGTTCCCTCTGCATTTTATCTTACAAAATCATTAGGTGTATGTAGCTTTTGCTATGGATATTTTACTCCTTCTACACATTGGTGTTTCTTGGGGTCCGTGTCTGTCCTGTTCTCAATTTCGtattttcataggatttatgagattaattatTGTTCCTTATTTTCACCTATCTCATGTTATTCTCTGATCTAAAGAAAGTATTCTTTAAATACAATCTAGCTGGAGTAGACACTACCAGATTTAGCATAGACTGGTTTGTATACTTTATGACCAAGCATCCGGAAATCCAGTCCAAATGCCAGGAGGAAATTGACAGGGTTGTTGGTGAGGAAGAAGCTTGTGTTTTCTAAATTCCATGTTGATTGATATTAAACTTAATTGTCCTAACCTGCATCTAGATTTGAAGATGTACCATTTTAGGCACAGAACGTCCCTCGATGAAACATCGTGACACCCTACATTTTACAGAGGCGTGCATGTTTGAGACGATGAGGTTGGGAAATGTTGCAGGATTGGGTGCCCCTCACATGACTATTTGTGATTCCCAAGTGGGTAAGTGATCTATAAGAATGACTTAAAGGTATGTAAGAAATACATTGCACATTCGATAGTATGCGATTCTGATTGGTAATAGATCAATGTGGTTTAATGCTCCTTGacaatgcatataattttttttaatatattcgcATTATACGCACGTATACAAAACACAGCGTTAATTCAATACATTGTTTCTACAAATATCAAGAATCATAATAATTATACCTTTCTGCCCAGCTTTGCACATACATGCAttattacatacatatgtaatgCAACATACTTCGTTGATTCTCCTATTCATTGTATGAGTAAAATTTTATTCCATGACATATGTAAGATATACAAAGTTAAACTCcttttgttatttcattttatgttgCAGTAAATATATATCGATATACATTTCATGTATTGACAATACGCACTGAGAGTTCTATTTTGTGAATC
This genomic window from Ostrea edulis chromosome 4, xbOstEdul1.1, whole genome shotgun sequence contains:
- the LOC125668170 gene encoding steroid 17-alpha-hydroxylase/17,20 lyase-like isoform X2, translating into MHRKIAELSKVYGPVVRLSFGPTSMIFLNDAEVVLEAMVKKKADFAGRPKFASGEMFSEGGKDIALSTYSPTWKYHRKIAGKAIRHYLQGDLLEKMIQNNMDKFLDKMAEEKDPFIIRNHVDLMVYHQLYTMCFGEKRAIDDPEVKTFLELDEALIKDFGTGLLEDIVPYLKDIYPTTRWKNLSSKMDTLLNILRAKFKQHVDKFEPGINRDFIDSLLISRQEAENEGDEETLEKLDDTHLVQTISDIFFAGVDTTRFSIDWFVYFMTKHPEIQSKCQEEIDRVVGTERPSMKHRDTLHFTEACMFETMRLGNVAGLGAPHMTICDSQVGGYDIPKGTTVFINFWALHHDTKSWKEPEKFHPYRYLDENGKFKPAKPDSWLPFSAGRRVCLGETIAKPEILLMCANLLQRFEIRLPDGVKPNPECKMTGFGIELPSDYKIVVKERI
- the LOC125668170 gene encoding steroid 17-alpha-hydroxylase/17,20 lyase-like isoform X1; this translates as MINISLDTQTVLAGVSMGLVVFYVIKRMRYRLPPGPWCIPLIGHYKVYSSNGMHRKIAELSKVYGPVVRLSFGPTSMIFLNDAEVVLEAMVKKKADFAGRPKFASGEMFSEGGKDIALSTYSPTWKYHRKIAGKAIRHYLQGDLLEKMIQNNMDKFLDKMAEEKDPFIIRNHVDLMVYHQLYTMCFGEKRAIDDPEVKTFLELDEALIKDFGTGLLEDIVPYLKDIYPTTRWKNLSSKMDTLLNILRAKFKQHVDKFEPGINRDFIDSLLISRQEAENEGDEETLEKLDDTHLVQTISDIFFAGVDTTRFSIDWFVYFMTKHPEIQSKCQEEIDRVVGTERPSMKHRDTLHFTEACMFETMRLGNVAGLGAPHMTICDSQVGGYDIPKGTTVFINFWALHHDTKSWKEPEKFHPYRYLDENGKFKPAKPDSWLPFSAGRRVCLGETIAKPEILLMCANLLQRFEIRLPDGVKPNPECKMTGFGIELPSDYKIVVKERI